The stretch of DNA cCAAACAATGTCACATTGCACCTTTAATGTGCGGGTGTGTTACTGGACCGAAGAGTGAATCACCAAGTTCCAGGACCGCAGACTGCTGCGGTGTCCAGGGAAACggaaacactgaaatgtccTGTTATAAGTCAGTGGCATGAGGGGAGatttccagttttaaaaaatactgtgaaTTAACTTTCTACAGTCTAAGACGGACAGTAGTGAACGGACACAGTACAAGTGGTACTCACTCTGCTGAATGGACTTGACGCCCCTCAGCATGGTTGCAGCGAACACAAAGAAGCAGCCGGTCTGATCGAACTGGACCTCCCCCAGGATGCTGAATGAGGCTCCCAGGCAGATGGGCATCATGGCCATGTATTTGAGGATGTGATGCTGCTTGCCCAGTATAAGTGTGGAGATGGCCAGGGTGAAGAGCGGGGTGGTGGTGTAGATCATTTGTGCAAATGACAGCTGGACATAGTTCAGACCCATGTTCCCGAAGGCGATACTGGCACAAAATGTCAGACTCAGCAGAAACACCTTACACTTTGCGCTGGCTGTCAGGTCCTGCTCCCCGGCCCCTCTGTGGTGGATCACCCGCAGCTTGATCAGCCCATAGTTGACCACAATGGCTGTCAGCATGTGCAGTGCTGAGAGCAGCAGCGGGTACCTGAAGTTGTAGACTGCGAATATCCATTTGTTGAGGCTGGAGATGGTGGTGCCCGTCACCAGCCACACGATCACGGCAGACAGCAGATGGAGCATCTCTGCCGGTGGCCTCTTCCTGCCCCTCTCTCGCTGAGTCGCCTCGCATTTTGAGAAGCCATTGGCGCTGATCATGTTCGTGTCATTGTCCTCTCTGTAAGGTAAACACATGTTTGAGTGTCTCACCTCCGAATGAAATGCATCACTGACCCGTCAAGTTTGATGcaaaaaagaatagaaataataataatctaaccTGCGACAAAGCTGCTTTTCCTccactgctgtttttctttgttgttcaGTGAACCTGCGCTTTTCAGCACCGCCTATCGACACGTGCTTCTAGTTTGCATGACGGGCTGGTTGTGTAACATAGCCCCGCGCAGCCAGAATGACAAGCTGGAACAGGAAGCccaacacagaggaggagagagggacgaggagaggggaaagaagaggggggaggggaggggggaggagagagggacgaggagaggggggagagacgTTCAGGGCGGGCTGGAAAAACACAGTATGCTCCATTTCCACAACAGGGATTGGTTATTATCCCAACTTGTAGCAATGGACTCACGGTGACGATGTgatgcaccaaaaaaacaaacctcagcAGGGAAGTAAACACCAGCAGGGAACTCGTGAACTGAATATGCCTTTaacaaaatatcataaaaatccgacagtgcagcagcagctcacatgagttatctttttttctccaccatgTGGTCTTTAAATAGCAGCTTACTTCATCGCCAGGGAACTTGTGATTCCCTTTCCCAGCACCGAGACAGAGGGAAGCCCTGACAACCCACTTCACAAACAACACGTcgcttgacacacacacacacacacacacacacacacactaatttgGATTTAGTTGTTGTCCAGTGTGCGTATCTGAATTAAAAGAACTGGTCATTCTTGTACTGCCACCGTTTCTCTCATACTGTCCTGTGATGTGAATCCTTGCCAACAAGACAAGAGACTCACAACTGAACATACTTCCACATTTCTCACCCTGGAAACGTCATTCAAACGTCAAAACGTTCAGCTCAATTAAGGACACTCTCGCCTCCATTCAACTATTTCCATAACTCTCAAGCCTTCAGATATGTCCAAGGTTGTCCAGGATCGTTCCAGTGATTACACACTAACTTGCACCCATGTCGCCACTCGTCGTACACCTTCCAGCCGGCGGTCCGGCTTCGCATCAACCTGGCAGCACTGAGGGTGACTGTCAAGCTGCCGAGCGGCTCGGTGACATAACAGCTCCTGTGTCTGTTAGCCAAAACAAGTGGGGGGTGAGGCGGGATACGTCTGCTGCGGACTGAGCTGTCACCGAACACCGGGCAGCTGAGCGTTGGTCCGCGGTCAGCCCCATGCTAACGCTAGCAGGTAGCAGCGGTTGTTAGCtaatgttatgttgttgttgttgttgttgttgttagctacAAAACAATAACCGAACAGCAGCCTCCGCTCGTTGTGTAAATGTCAGCGACACCGCGGCTGCATTCGGTTTgaacgttgtgtgtgtgtgtgtgtgtgtgtgtgtgtgtgtgtttgtgtgtgtgtgtgtgtgtgtgtttgtgtgtgtgtgtgtgtgtgtgtgtttcatcatcattaccTTGCTGTGCGACGAGTAAGCCACTTCCTGACAGCATCCCCGAACAAACGTCTCCGTCGGCCGGTCGGGCCGGTCGGACGTGCCTCATTGCCATTGGCCGGTTCATTTAAAGGGCAATGCCACTCacttatctcttttttttttaactgtgtcgTAGCTGCACCTGATGACGCAACATCATCCAGCGTGGATGCTTCCTAACCGCTTTCTCCTTAACATCAAAGGAAAtcgtcacgaggtcaagggaAGGTGTACAGGAGGATTGTTCTTGACGTGTGTCTGCGGCGGTGGAACGACACATTTCCgtttgcaaaatgcaaataattagttttatgaaaaaagtgCACGGGCCTTTGTTTCGCTTAAAGTAACAGTACAATAAACTATGCAAATTGGAGACGTCAGTGCGTTTTCACCAGCACACATCAcaaccttccttttttttataaagtggtAATGTGGTTGctaattataataaaatcagGGTAAACGTTAGTAAAAATATCCAACATGAAAATGTGGATGTGGTTCATGAAAGTGTGGTAGATAAGATCAGGTGAGAGTATATGAATCATCAGAGGTCAGGTAACAcctctctgtttcctcatcTTTACTTAAATTCAACACAGAATAATTAAACTACTAACCGATTTGTCTTTGAAGATCAAGAGAGGAACTGTAAACATGTCAATAAAACTTACATGTTCTCTAGAGTCTAAGTGTAATGCATAGAGGTTAAATTAACATTAGAATCCAAAGCTTTGCTAAGGTGAATGTCAAACTGGTGGATCTAAATCACTTTCACCCAATAAGAACTTGTCTTTGGTAGATCTTAAAAGTAAATTAATAACAGTTCTAAGAGAAGAGAGAACGTTATTGTTGGTCTTGAGGATTCATGACGGTCTTTTGTATGATCTGTCCCTTGTTACTTGAAAGATTTGAACAACACTGATTTGACAGAAAAACCACGTGACGGTGacaactttgtgttttatttgggctcaaaaatgtcaaatttttgaGGCTTTTGGGCACAAAAGGTAGAGTTCACATCATATTTCACCATGAGTCCACATACAATAAGCTAGGTGAAAAGACTCTAATACCATGCATAGCTATATATTGCCATGGAAACCTTTGCGTTTATGGAGCATGTACCAATACCTGCATGTAAACATGACATTGTGCTTTATTTGAACAACACCTAAGTTGCATTGTCAATATTGTGTACTGTTATCTTATAAACCTATATACATCATTTCAATTCCCCAACATTGCATTAACTGGGATACAATCTTAACTCCATTTAAGATTATGTATATACAAATAGTGTTTAAATTGTGACCGGAATATAAATGTTCAAGTAATGTCAAACAATATGTTCTTACAGTGAATATAAGTTAGGTGAttctttttctattctattcttgcTATATACAGGCCAAAACAAACCAGGTAGTACATGTGCACCATGCCCTATTATAATACACAGGAAGCTGAAAACTCAAAATAAACAGCttgttattgtttattcagAGAATCTATATTCACTTCTAATGTACAGTGattatttttacacaaaaaaagccTTACACTAATTGTTTTCTAGCTCTGGACTGATGTGTATAAATCAGATGTTTGCACAGAACTATTATTCTGCTAAATGGACACTGATACaaatacatacttttttttgtgctgcatAGAACACCTTTCTGACCAGGGAGTAGCTTCTTCTCAAGTGACTGTGTAGTTGTGCTATTACAAACATGTCCGAATAAAATGATGCAAATTTAAAGATAGAAAGCATTGATAGAGCTAACTGTTCTAATTAGGGGGAACAAGTTTGTTGCCACTTACAAAGACGACGGACCCTGATATCctgagtaaaataaaataaaattcacccTGAAGAATACATACGTAATTGCCCTAAAAGGAAAACATAGTTTTCCAGACCGCTATAATCTGCTGTGGTTACTGCGGAATTACTACTTAATTACATAATTAAGACCAAAATTACCATCAAGCACCAATATAATCCCTCGCTGGAGAAAATCCAAAGGTTTAGCAGATTTATACTTCAGTAGAACTCTGATGGTTGAGTCTCCAGATATTTGAAGTGGTAGGTTTAGTGTTGAACTTCGATGaagagacaaattaaaaaagagaagttGAAATTGCTGCACCAGAGGCAGAAATATCCTGATTTATATCCTCTAATGTGTATCAACCTCCAAAAATTATATATCCTACATTTCCCCAAGTGTAACTCCACAGTGCCTTTACTTTGACCCTCTCAGCCTagaaaaatttcaaatttcacactCTTCATTTCGCGTAAATTGACTTTAACATGTAAAACTATAGGAATGCCCCCTAAATGCAACCATGAATAACATTTTAAGATCATGTGCTGCTGTTACCTATAAAACAGCACTGTGTTCTCATCAGTTGTCCATCCAAAGAGAAGGAGATCTTCCTTGGGTTGTCATGGCTAAGTAGCTCACTTAAGCCTGTCAGACTGGACAATTACTGTCAATccttaaaaatacagtttgtgcATTTTTAAGAAATAGAATAGTAAAAATCCACAAGAATCAGGGTGATCAATGAATGAAGTTCTGCTGTGAAAAATCATTTTAGCGCATTAGGATTGCTTTATCCTGCTATGGTCCTTTCAAAGTCTGATGTCTCTGTCAGAACCCAGCATGAGGAACATGTTCCAGCTATGAGGAGAACAAGACATTCAGTGCTTGTACCAAAACATTCGCAGCACTCCTTGTCCCCTAAGTTATTCCCACCCaccaaaagaaatgtgtttttttaaagtataagTCAGAACCTCACAGCcccacacgcacatacacacacattagaattttttttttgtctgctgaaGTGTACACAACCTGAGGCCAAGCACGAGCTATGACACAACAGAATAAAGTAGATTAGAGGGAGTTTGTTTTGTGCTTGATGTTGAGCTGATGAAGTGAGGGCTATacgtttgcacacacactcggacgcacacacgcaaacacaaacaaacaatcctCTGTACAGTAACTCACAAAGTGTCCTTACATCAGGAGAAACCACTCAGCCTCTCTGATGCCGTGGTGAAAGGGGAATTTTTGTTTTAGAAGATCTCTGGGCACTGGGTCCAGTCCTGTCTGTCTTTGGCCTCCCAGTAGCCGCCCCTGtagacaaaaatattttctcctgTTGCATCATCTGTCCTCTTCTCAAACCACAGTGGCTGGTAACCCTCGATATCTTGCCCTAAGGACACAGAATCATTTTTCTTGAGACATTGCTTGAATATGCTCTGTTTTCCAGAATATCACAGTGTGCCACAGTACTGTCCATACTGTCTAAATACTGAAATCTTCATGAAAAAGAAGTCTGTCAGTTGCGCTATATGAGTAAACACTGTGTTCAACccagagaaataaaagtttggTATTACAATCCAGGGTTTCTTTACCTTTTTCCATCAACCCCAAAATATCATATACTGAATACCTAAACTGCAACACAAAATAGGTTTTGTTGGAACAATAATTGTCATCTGATTACATTTGTTATTCACCCCCTGGCAACTCATAACCCTGACCCGTTAATATGTTGTCTCTGAACTAATCCAGTTAGCAACTATGTTTCCTACATAACACATTTGGTGTTACACTGTAGTTGTATAGAATCATAATTTCTAAGgttgttttgattgtttgatGCAGAATActgaaacaaaataatcatcagCTTCTGTTTGTGACTCAAATGTTATATTGTAAAGTAATATTTTGAGCATTTGGACACAaatgttgtctttgttgttgtccatgGACGGACGCACAAACTCAAACTATAATACATCTAAACTGATTAACCCATAATCTgttttactgttactgtgaatgCTGTGTACGAGGTAGAGGGCAAAATCTCTGTTatctttcttgttcttgttggtCTCTTTGGTCTCACCATCCTCCAGGGCCTGATTTGCTTGTGCCTCCCGTTTTTTCCTTTCCAGCCGCTGACATTCCTCCAGTCGCTGCTTCTGGGTGTTTGCTTCATCCCACAGACCTGCTTCCATTAGACGCTGGTCCGGCCGTAGACGACTGTCAGTGGGTGCGATGCCCTCTTCTTGTTCGTTCAAAGTCAAAGCCAGGGAGGAGAAAAAGTGCATGTTCTCTGCATTATCGCTGGTGAGTGAaagacacatgaagacaaagGGTCAGatgcaggggagagaggaaccagagaggcGGGATCACAAAGAGGAGTTGGTTAAAATGCTACTTCAATCATCAAGAATTGGTagaaatgtgttaaaataaacataCGGGAGAGGATATTTCTTCCACAAGAGTTTGGGCTGACGAGTCTGATAAACTGTCTTTTGTTTGCCCTCAGAGCCTCCACACCCTTGGCTGCTGTCCACTATTTTGGCACTCTCCATCTTGTCGTCCCAGGTTCCTGACAGGATGTAACGAGCTGTGCCCTCTCTGTCCTCAACCACTCCGGTCACCTGGAGacaccagagaagaagacaaacaggTAAGAGATCAGTCACATGCACGTCCTTACCACTCGGATCTGGCTTATTCACAAATGTGTTCTACTTCACTTAATTTTTCTAACTCTTATTTAGACAACTCTATCAGATTTTGAGTGTTTGAAACGTTTAACAATTTTGCACATTGGACTACATTAGCTGAAGTTCTTTCTGGGTAGTTGCTGTCACAAAAATTTTTCAGGAATAAGACACCTCTTGTAGGTGATCTCCAGTGATTAAGCACAGAGGAATCAGGATACAAGATGTGTTAAACATATCTGGCATGTGAGATGCTTCATCTGCTAAAACAGTGTTGTAGATTTGTGACTTTTGCCTTCTGGGGGAGGATAAGACTGTAAATgctgtgaaatatgaatgaagACAACCAACAAAGACGGCAGTTGTCTGTGACAAggtgaaacaaacacactttgcGTGGGACATCTCTGGAGAAGTAGCTGTAGGGGGAGAATTTGAGACGGCAAGTGTCCTTGGTAGTGCTGTTCACAACATCAATATCCCCCGACTGCAAACAGAAAGGAAGAcagcaagaaaaagagatgtgACTTTTAATTTAAGATAATCTAAATTACTTACTTTtgctataaaataaaaaaactcccaCACAAAGTCAGAAACTGGTTGTGTTTTCTGACAATTAAAGAAGGGGGATTACTGGAGAGGAACAAACCTGATCGATCCAAAGTTTTCCCACGATAATGTTGTGCACCGTTGACGTCACTTTGCTCCACACATAGTGGTTTCCACTTGAGTGGAACTGCAGATGGATGTGTCCTAAGGTGAAGAGAATAAAGAGGCACAGATATTGCACATAACATTACAGTTTTACAATTTCTTGAATGTGTAAGAGTATTCATGTCCTAACATGTATTTTGAGTGTATTTACAGATTGTTGTGGTGTAATGCGTTGAGGGAAAACTGATGTTCATGTAATCAATACTTAGTCTCGGACGTATTCAATGAAGCACATGATTTATAGTTAAAtagaaatgacacatttaatgATAAGTGTGTGGAGcagtggagaagaggaagatcaTCATGACTTGTAGGGTCTTAAAGGCCGAGGAAGCAATTTCAAGGTtagctagagagagagagagtagagacATGCAGAACAAGCAGCTCAGATAATTAGTTGTCTTCCTAACAACAGCTATAGATAGTGATGACTTAGCAGTATTGTAGGATTTGACCAATCAGACAATCCTGTCTGTAACTGCTGAACAATCAGTAATGCTGCATCACTCTAGAAGGAGCATGGAGTGAGGGGGTTAAGAGAACATGTCAGGGAGGAGATTGTGGATCTGCAGACCCTTTTTATGTCAGTCTCTTATTCGGCGACTAAAGTGTGCAATAAGTATCAGTTGCGCATATCACTATAGTGTACAACTAGTTTGATTCAGCATCAAATGCCCTGTCTGTTGTTCAAAGCCCTGTCTGCCCTGAAGACTAGAACAACTGTACGTTATACTATACACTGATTATCACAATGAACTACGTCAAGGCAAATTCCTGAGTTTTTGACGGTCTTACCTAGCGGCATAACAGAAATATATTTCCCACGAAACTTGCTGTCGATAGTGATATGCTGCCACAGCGTCCATCCCCTTTGAGACGTCACATGGTGGGCGGCAGCTGGTGGGTGATGACTCACCTGAGAGTAAATGCAATCAGCTGGTGTTAACAGAGGCATTAGAGACGTcctactgtatttatatttctgttCTTCACTACAGGGTCATTTGATCTATCTGAGTGTAAAATGCATGTGTTATCAAAATAATGCGTAGGTTTTTGTCTAACCTGCTCACAGATGGAGCGATATCCATATTCCTCCAGTCGGTCCAGCTCATAAGTCTCCCCCAGCAGAGGGTTGAAGGGCTTGGCTGTGCGATGCACTGTGGTGGAGTACGAGGAGACAGAAAAGGCCGCCACCAGGCACATCTGCTCCAGAGACGAGTCGCAGCGGGCCGCTCGGTCCAGAAGCTCGCTGTACTCCAGATCCTCAGTCAGACGCTGCAGCATCGACAACGGCTCATTGAAGTTTACCTGCAACGacgcacacaatcacaaaagGTTTCTTATAAATGGTCCGGATGATTCCACATACACACTACCAACTCATGCAAATCaatgtgtaataaaaaatatatagtaaaaCAGGCATTTACAGGCATGGGTATCTTGGACAAGTCTTTGCCAATACAGTTCTTCATGATGCTCCAGAGGTTGAGGGAGTAATTTGGTTTGTCAGGAATACGGCTGCGTCTTGTTCTTCGCAGCTGCATGTGGTTTGTGACTGAgctgtcctgaaaaaaaataatacaaaacataaaGCTTTAGTTTATGTAAAAACTGAAGTGAAAGTTATGGAAAAGTGATATTGAGGTGGTATTTTTTGAGAAAAGGTTTATTTTATAAACGTGAGTGTACTGGGGACCTACATTCTCATTGTGAGTCCAGTCATTGGGCACTCCTCCGCTCATCATACTCTGATTGCTCCCTGAGCGCCTGAGAGACagcaacacatttaaatatagtTCAGAGAAACTGATTGATCTAGAACACAGCTCTAATATCATTATGCGGCGCCATGATGTCTCACTTGTGCTTAATGTCACCACTAGTAGTCACAGTTATGAATGCAGGAGAGTCCTCCATGGCATCGAAGAACTCTGCGTCATCATTCTCATCACTCTCATCCCCCTCCTGAGTCCGCTCCACACCTACAGCAAACACAGGACAAGAGCGTCTTCCatcataaatatacagtattaacaTCTTGAATAATGTAGTGCTGCTATACAAGGGATGACCAAATAACAGAGACATCTTACCATAATTCACAATggtcaaaaatatattaatatctGATAAAATCACCCTTCAGTTtccatgaaaacacatttataaaattaGGGAATGTCACTAGTAACTTAATAGATATAATAtaatttgtgtaaatgtaaacaCATTATGAGACTATatgtcaaacagaaaaaaatgtgcttacAAAGAGATAAAGTGGTCAGAACTAAACAGATTAAACTGAGATGTCAGTTTgggagagacatttttttcagtgtttcttttactttgtcTTTCCATGCAGATAGATGCAGAAAAACATGGATACAAATTAAGATATGGTAAgatataataacaaataatgacaaaaatacatCACTACTAATAGTTAGAGAGGGCCGTATCCTTATCCTGTGAGACCATACCTTGCCTTTAACGCAATGCATAGGAGACAGAGTGTCTCACCTGAATACGAGGAGGGGTTCTCTCTCCAGGCTCTCTCTAGGCTGTTGTGCTGTTTGGCTAACTGTTCGATGGTCTCCTCCAGATGGTGGCGCTGTTCTCTCTCATACTGCAGGGTCTTCTGCCACCTCCGGCTTTGAGATTCTGCTACGTCCAGAAAGTCACGACAAGCCTGGCGAGTGTGAACACAACGCACATCAAAAGCCCTCGTATGCTGCGTTCCGTCATTAAAATAGACATTTGCAGCTGATCATTCTCCATTATACGGTGGTGATACACCGCCTGAGGCTTTGCGGTGTGTGAAC from Scophthalmus maximus strain ysfricsl-2021 chromosome 20, ASM2237912v1, whole genome shotgun sequence encodes:
- the slc35e4 gene encoding solute carrier family 35 member E4; the protein is MISANGFSKCEATQRERGRKRPPAEMLHLLSAVIVWLVTGTTISSLNKWIFAVYNFRYPLLLSALHMLTAIVVNYGLIKLRVIHHRGAGEQDLTASAKCKVFLLSLTFCASIAFGNMGLNYVQLSFAQMIYTTTPLFTLAISTLILGKQHHILKYMAMMPICLGASFSILGEVQFDQTGCFFVFAATMLRGVKSIQQSILLQEEKINSVFLLYLMSIPSFCILTVAALALENWTLMESPLHYDRELWVFILLSCMGSVMYNLASCRVITLTSAVTLHILGNLSVVGNLLLSQLLFGSELSALSCVGVVLTLSGMLIYQNSEFIVRCLDAHSSRAKGSGHGACGEDTDKHESEPTHHQQKTDGKQEDKID
- the osbp2a gene encoding oxysterol-binding protein 2 produces the protein MNELVKSLPSPTLPGLHLPCVDTCKGWLFKWTNYLKGYQRRWFVLSNGLLSYYRTQAEMAHTCRGTIPLATAHIEVGDTCHLVLTSGGRSYHLKATSEAESQRWVSALQQAKANATLLMHHSDDSGDEGPVPQEDRALTQGVLKTLASKLDDLSTCNELIGKHGAALQRSLSELEELRGSADSADKVKAVNERATLFRITSNAMINACRDFLDVAESQSRRWQKTLQYEREQRHHLEETIEQLAKQHNSLERAWRENPSSYSGVERTQEGDESDENDDAEFFDAMEDSPAFITVTTSGDIKHKRSGSNQSMMSGGVPNDWTHNENDSSVTNHMQLRRTRRSRIPDKPNYSLNLWSIMKNCIGKDLSKIPMPVNFNEPLSMLQRLTEDLEYSELLDRAARCDSSLEQMCLVAAFSVSSYSTTVHRTAKPFNPLLGETYELDRLEEYGYRSICEQVSHHPPAAAHHVTSQRGWTLWQHITIDSKFRGKYISVMPLGHIHLQFHSSGNHYVWSKVTSTVHNIIVGKLWIDQSGDIDVVNSTTKDTCRLKFSPYSYFSRDVPRKVTGVVEDREGTARYILSGTWDDKMESAKIVDSSQGCGGSEGKQKTVYQTRQPKLLWKKYPLPDNAENMHFFSSLALTLNEQEEGIAPTDSRLRPDQRLMEAGLWDEANTQKQRLEECQRLERKKREAQANQALEDGQDIEGYQPLWFEKRTDDATGENIFVYRGGYWEAKDRQDWTQCPEIF